One stretch of Paroedura picta isolate Pp20150507F chromosome 13, Ppicta_v3.0, whole genome shotgun sequence DNA includes these proteins:
- the LOC143822323 gene encoding phospholipase A2, minor isoenzyme-like isoform X2, whose protein sequence is MTFVLLFLLATAGTVSPATTAPLRNLWQFHNMIKCTIPSSDPLKDYSNYGCYCGLGGSGTPVDDLDRCCQIHDDCYGEALRHQDCKFLMDNPYTKTYVYSCAGSDITCSENDTCAAFICNCDRSAAICFAGASYNEEFKKLDTSKHCK, encoded by the exons CTGGCACGGTGAGCCCAGCCACCACAGCCCCCTTACGGAATTTGTGGCAGTTCCATAACATGATCAAGTGCACCATTCCAAGCAGTGACCCACTGAAGGATTACAGTAACTATGGCTGCTACTGTGGCCTCGGCGGCAGTGGGACTCCAGTGGATGACCTGGACAG GTGCTGCCAGATTCATGATGACTGCTACGGAGAAGCCCTTAGACACCAAGACTGTAAATTCCTCATGGACAACCCCTACACAAAGACCTATGTCTACAGCTGCGCTGGCAGCGATATCACCTGCAGTG AGAACGACACCTGCGCGGCATTTATCTGCAACTGTGACCGAAGTGCTGCCATCTGTTTTGCTGGAGCTTCGTACAATGAAGAGTTTAAGAAATTGGACACCAGCAAACACTGCAAATAA
- the LOC143822323 gene encoding phospholipase A2, minor isoenzyme-like isoform X1, protein MTFVLLFLLATAGTVSPATTAPLRNLWQFHNMIKCTIPSSDPLKDYSNYGCYCGLGGSGTPVDDLDRCCQIHDDCYGEALRHQDCKFLMDNPYTKTYVYSCAGSDITCSEENDTCAAFICNCDRSAAICFAGASYNEEFKKLDTSKHCK, encoded by the exons CTGGCACGGTGAGCCCAGCCACCACAGCCCCCTTACGGAATTTGTGGCAGTTCCATAACATGATCAAGTGCACCATTCCAAGCAGTGACCCACTGAAGGATTACAGTAACTATGGCTGCTACTGTGGCCTCGGCGGCAGTGGGACTCCAGTGGATGACCTGGACAG GTGCTGCCAGATTCATGATGACTGCTACGGAGAAGCCCTTAGACACCAAGACTGTAAATTCCTCATGGACAACCCCTACACAAAGACCTATGTCTACAGCTGCGCTGGCAGCGATATCACCTGCAGTG AAGAGAACGACACCTGCGCGGCATTTATCTGCAACTGTGACCGAAGTGCTGCCATCTGTTTTGCTGGAGCTTCGTACAATGAAGAGTTTAAGAAATTGGACACCAGCAAACACTGCAAATAA
- the LOC143822279 gene encoding uncharacterized protein LOC143822279 isoform X2, producing MEILGEFDNESPLYVSFCKRISPEAFERQSCTYTQKSLEELYTQMELNPGVCERLIRKRKQVETEEGGLASYLKAKFFSLFNHGSSLKEEEIHKEVECLMCEMRRVSTYALAAKRVSQWPLERKPRRNIPLERFGSSQSKRPDPAVPSMPKIFGPYPMPVKRAMGSNTDLKHS from the exons ATGGAGATCCTGGGTGAGTTCGACAACGAGTCGCCCCTCTACGTGTCTTTCTGCAAGCGGATCTCCCCAGAGGCCTTTGAGAGACAATCCTGCACTTACACGCAGAAATCCCTGGAGGAGCTTTACACCCAAATGGAACTGAATCCAGGTGTTTGTGAGAGGCTCATACGGAAGAGGAAGCAAGTGGAGACCGAGGAAGGCGGGTTGGCATCCTACCTGAAG GCCAAGTTCTTTTCCCTGTTCAACCATGGCAGTTCGCTCAAAGAGGAGGAGATACACAAGGAAGTGGAGTGTCTGATGTGTGAGATGAGGAGGGTCAGCACCTATGCGCTTG CTGCCAAGAGAGTATCACAGTGGCCACTGGAGCGGAAGCCTAGGAGAAACATTCCGCTGGAAAGATTCGGCTCCAGCCAATCCAAGCGTCCAGACCCAGCTGTTCCATCCATGCCCAAGATCTTTGGTCCTTACCCAATGCCT GTGAAAAGGGCGATGGGGTCCAACACAGACTTGAAACACTCCTAA
- the LOC143822279 gene encoding uncharacterized protein LOC143822279 isoform X1, with amino-acid sequence MEILGEFDNESPLYVSFCKRISPEAFERQSCTYTQKSLEELYTQMELNPGVCERLIRKRKQVETEEGGLASYLKAKFFSLFNHGSSLKEEEIHKEVECLMCEMRRVSTYALAAKRVSQWPLERKPRRNIPLERFGSSQSKRPDPAVPSMPKIFGPYPMPVCASNTLPTVPPTVQHHHQTLNPPSHK; translated from the exons ATGGAGATCCTGGGTGAGTTCGACAACGAGTCGCCCCTCTACGTGTCTTTCTGCAAGCGGATCTCCCCAGAGGCCTTTGAGAGACAATCCTGCACTTACACGCAGAAATCCCTGGAGGAGCTTTACACCCAAATGGAACTGAATCCAGGTGTTTGTGAGAGGCTCATACGGAAGAGGAAGCAAGTGGAGACCGAGGAAGGCGGGTTGGCATCCTACCTGAAG GCCAAGTTCTTTTCCCTGTTCAACCATGGCAGTTCGCTCAAAGAGGAGGAGATACACAAGGAAGTGGAGTGTCTGATGTGTGAGATGAGGAGGGTCAGCACCTATGCGCTTG CTGCCAAGAGAGTATCACAGTGGCCACTGGAGCGGAAGCCTAGGAGAAACATTCCGCTGGAAAGATTCGGCTCCAGCCAATCCAAGCGTCCAGACCCAGCTGTTCCATCCATGCCCAAGATCTTTGGTCCTTACCCAATGCCTGTATGTGCTTCTAACACCCTCCCCACAGTCCCCCCAACTGTGCAACATCATCACCAGACGTTAAACCCCCCAAgccacaaataa